GCAGTCCCTGTTTACTTCACAAATACTTCAGTCCTTACCAAGCACCGTTAGGTGTGGGGGACAAGACGggcagcccctcccagggctcaGGCCTAAGGAAGGGGCCAGGCTTTCAACAGGTAAAATCAATGAGACAAACCAGCCACCTTCAGCCCCATACAGAAAAAACACTGAAGACAACGGCCATGGTTGAGGCTGGCTGAAGCTTGGGTGGGGTCCTGTTTACTATTTCTGGGTCCCTCACACCATTCCTACTCAACTTTGTCCAAAGATTGGGTGTCAGTGCGCCAGTGACCACCCGCCGCTCAATCACCACCACCAGGTGTCAACACTTGAGGACGGACAGATTagcactgctgtggcctgggtgcAAATACAAATGCTTTTCCTCAAGTGTATCTTAGAATCCAGTAGAAATGCCCTTGGAAAGTCAGTTTCAGCTGGATGCGCGATACCACAGATGCAGCTTTACTTCCACCCGTGCCCGAGGACAGGCCAGCAAGCCCCTTCACACAAATGGGTGCTATCTCATTCAACAgagaggttttttaaaatgtaaactctaTCTCCAACCTCCCTGCGTTTCCTCGCTAGGAATTTCTCCTACAGACACATGAGCACAAAGACCGAGGCGGGACGACTGCCCGGCAGCGCCACTCACAGCAGCGAGAAACTGCCACAGGCGCCCTCCGCGCGGGGCTGCTGAGACCCGCCACCGTTTATGAGGCAGCCTCTGAGGAAGGCTCTCCAGCAACCAGGTCAAGCCGGACGGGGCACCGGGCGGCGCCACCTCAGAGGGCCTCGTGCCTGCAGGCAGGATCCACCTTAACATTGTTAAAGTTGAGGACGTTTTCAAAGCCTGTGTCAGATTTGGCTGATTATTACTAATAATGACAAGGCTCGCATCTGGGCCGAGAACACCTGACACAGGTCCAGAGAGGCCCAGCGCCCCAAGGGCACCTTCAAGGAGGCTGGCCTCTGCGGGCGGGCCCAGCCACGTACCCAGGGGCGTCAGCGTGCGGTCCTTCTCCAGGGAGGCGTCCACGTGGTACTGGGAGTGCCTAATGAGGAAGATGTGCCGTGTGGCCTTGGCCTTGTAGTGGTCCAGCCTGGACGCCAGCTCTTCTTCTCCGGGCTCCAGGTTCCTCTTCCGCAGGTTGACCAGGGACAGCGGTTCTCTCCTGAGGCAGAAATACAAGACGGTGTGTCCCTGCCCTTGTGCCCCTGCTCGCAAGTCACCCCCAGTCTTTCTCACAGAGAGGCTTCCCGGGTTGGGGAGGCGCAGGGGAGGAGCCAACGCCTCCCCTTCCCTTGGCGCCAGGCCCGCCCTGGGCGGCTGGATGTGAACAGAACAGACAAGTGAAGCTATTGTGCCGCCCACGTCCTTGTGAGAAGACTGACAGTCACAGCAAGGAGACCAGGGAcgcagagaagaggaaggagtgTCTGTGGAACGGCAGGTGGGAAATGCCCACAGGGTGGCCTCGCAGACAGGGACGCTGTGCTGCCCAATAGTAGCCACTGACCACGTGGCTACTTAAATTCaaaatcatgaaaattaaatacaattaaaactcCATTTCCCCAATCACACTAAACACATTTTCAACGCTTAGTAGCACGTGGGATAGTGGGCATCACATCGGACAGAGAGGAAACTGTTCCCGTTCCCACGGAAACCCCCTGGATGGCCCTGCTGGAACGCTGGGAAGGAGCTgatgggggttgggagggagtaGCAGCAGCACAGATGCTGAGAAACGACCAAGTCTGGTGGAGACAGGCACTCTGGTGGCTCGTGGACCTCAAGTTAATAGAAATGAAATGCCTGTGAGACCGGCAGAGCTGGGAAAAGAATGTACTCAGCTGAGGCAGTGCTGGAAGAATAAGTTTTGAGGGGAATAATGGTGAATTCATGGGTTCTGCTTGGGCCGTGCGAACCTGGGGTGCCTGTAACATGACCAAGCCGAGATGCCACACTGGCAGTCACGTGGGAGCTGGGGCTGAGCCAGAGAAGACATCTGGAACCTACAGGCACAGATGCAGGAAGCCTGGCTCCTCAGGAAGAGGCTGGAGATCTCACTGGATGAGGCCCTGTTACTTTCTAGCATGGACAccacccccctcacccctccaTAAATCTAGACTTGGCAAGCAAATACAGCATGTTGGCCTCAAACAAGGCTGGAGTCTGGCTCTACCTCAAGTCAGTCCTTTAACCTCAGAGTGACTGTTTCCTTAAAAAGGCCCAAGAAATTCACAAGATTGTACTGATGTTTGAAAAAGAGAATAtgaccccagtctaatcatgagaaaaacagacaaatcccaGTTGAGGAACAGTCTACAAAATCCCTGATCAGCCCTCCTcagaactgtcaaggtcatcaaaacaagtcaagtctgagaaactgccaaaGCCTGACTGTCCTGTGGGATCTGGGAAGACACAATGCACAAGAtgtaaaaactgaggaaatctcaATAAAGTACAGACGTCAGTTAATAATATCGTATCTATACTGGTTCACTGTGACAAGTGTCCCATATTAGTGTGAGGTGTTAACAACAGAGGGAATTAGGTGTGGAGTATACAGGAACTCTATCatcttttgcaatttttctgtaaatacaaGACGATTCTAAGCTaagtttaccttttaaaaattaaaggttaAAAAGAATACCTATGAAGTTCCCGATACAACTAGGCCAGCAATAAATATTGGATCTGTGCCCCACACTCAAGAGTGTCAAGGAGTAAAGAGCTGGGACTGGGTAAACCATCCCACAACCCAGAGCAGGGGCGTCCAATAGAAAAACACAACACCGGCAACATacgtaatttaaaatttccaagtGGCCACATTTACAAAGCaggaagaaacaggtgaaatgtCAGTAACTCACTTTATTTACTCCAGCATACCAAAAATACTATCGTTTCAATAGAGTATTTTAAGATCTGCACTgctctggtttttaaatttaaattaattaacgtTAAGTAAGACTAAAAATTGCTTCCTGATCACAGGAGCCACACTCCAAGGGCGCAGTAAGAACACTGACAGCGCGCGGCCAGGTGGGACCGGGACCCCTGGACCTCACGTTCCTACTCAAGATGGCTGCTGGTCCTGTCCCCTCGAGACCGCCCCGCGGAGGCCCCTGCCAGGGCCCATCTCCACCTCGCCGTCTCAGCTGTATCGCAAATATGGGACCAACGTGCCGTCACCCAATCTGAGGATTCAGAAGTTGGGAGACGGAAACAAGGACAAGAGCCCTACAAAGGTCCAAGCCCTCCGTCTAGGACAGAAAACGACCACTTCGGCCTTCCCTGTGCGCCGGGCACTGTCCCTGGCATCACGGTGCTCCTTACTCAAAACGACCCCCTGTGCAGACGAGGAAACTGGCGCTCAGAAGAGGGGTCGAAGGACGCCCCAGGTCCACAGCCACCCTTGCGGCCAGAACCGAAAGAGAAACCCGCACGCAAGCCTGCCCCGCCCGCCCCTGCGCGGAACCGACCACACCGACCGGCCGGGACGGCCAGGGCCCAGGAAGGCTCCCGCCGCCAGCCCCGCACCTGTCCCAGTTGGAGTCCCAGACGCCGGGCCCGGGGCGCGCGGCCCCCGCCCACGCCGGCGGCTCGACCACGCGCAGCTCCGCGTCCCCGCCCGCCCGGGGCTTCCCCACTGCCACCGCCGAGAAGAACACGGCGGCCGAGCCCCCGGCCAGGCCGCAGGCCGCCAGCTGCAGCGCCTGCCGGAACGCCATGCCGGCCCGTCCCAGGCGGGCCCGCGTCGACTCCGCGCAGGCGCTGTCGGCCTCGGACGGCGCGCCGCAAGGGACAGGCTTCGCGCGGGCGTGCGCTTCCGGCCGCCGGGCTGCGCGGGAGACGCGGGAGTCGCCGGGATGGCCCTGCCCGCCGCGGGCGACTTCCGGGAACGAAGGCGGAGCCCGGTGGTGGGCGGTGGTTCTGAGACCCTTCCCTCGACCCGCTGCGGGGGGCCCGGGGCGGGAGTCGTCCCTGCCTTCGAGCACGCGGCGCCCCGGGGAGCCGCTTGGGCGGGGCCGCGACGGGAGCACCGAAGCCGGCGCCGGGCGGCTGGGCCAGGTCATCTGCGGGAAGAGCCCAGGGGGAACCCGTGCCCCGCAGATGACTTGGGGTTCTGGTTTAAGTGAACCGGGAAACTCTCGCAGGGTTTGCCGGTTGCCTTGTTTTTactgtggcaaaatacacataacgCAAAATTTACCATCGTAACCGTCTTTTAGGTGTACAGCTCAGGGGCATTAAGCACATTCTCTTTGTTGTGCAAGTATCACCACCATccctctccagaactttctcatcttcccaaactaaaaTTCTGTCCCCGTTGAACACTtaactccccttccccttccctcagcccctggcacccaccatcttacttcctgtctctatgaatttgctccAGGGACCCCAAAGAAGTAGAGTCAGACAGTATTGTCCTTTGCGGACTGGATTATGtcacaatgtcctcaaggttcatctgagtcgtagcatgtgtcagaatgtcctttttaaggatgaatttccattgtatggatggacgacattttgtttatccattcatccatcaatggacatttgggttgtttcccagttttagctattgtgaataacgctgctgtgaacatgggtgtgcaaatacctcttcaagtccctgctttctgttctcttgggtgtatacacagaagtggaattgctggatcatcttGGCAGACTTTTAAATGGGGAAGTGATACGATCTGATTTACATTCTTAAAAGTCACTCTGGATTTTGAAGAATGAATGTATTCCACAGAAATACCCAGACCTCTGCTTAAGCATGGTGTCTTGAACCCATATACTTACGTCTCCTTCTTCCAGAAGGTCGCTTATTAAAATGatagcaaaaaaatttaaaaagacaaatccacAAGGACATACTTGAGTCCACAGAAGAAACAAAGCCAAGAGATCAGCTGacaaaattttggaagctggaaatCGGATTGTTATTGATCTGAGGAGGTGGAATATCTGTTGCCTGCACTGAGGGAAGCCAAGAAGCAAGTTCATCTATTCCGGTGAGTCTGGCAGAGCCTGGCCAGTTACAGTTACTAGCCCCACCTCTGAgctctgaggacacagcaggactGACTGAAAACCTGAGAGGTTGCACTCTTCATCCCCTCCATCACCAGTGTATTCAGGTGACTGCCTCACCTCCAACATGGCAGAAGACTAGAGAACTTTCATTACAGAAGTTCTGAACCAGAGGGGCTCTGGATTTGAGAACACCTGACAGCTGAGACTGGGCTGCAGTAATAAAGATGAAATTATACGAAGTTCGCATACTAATAGTAGCACTCGAACCCCTTTTCTCCAGTTAGCCACGAGAATGTTGGCCACTGTGCTTATACCATGCTCCCCTACAGCCACCacgctccctgccccaccccccaaccctgggCAAGAAATGAAAAGATTCCTCTCTGGGTAAACTGACCAGCCCAGGAGAAAATACCTCAGTTATTGAAAATGGGTGATCCCCAACAAAACTgggtcccgggcttccctggtggcgcaatggttaagaacccgcctgccaatgcaggggacacaggttcgagccctggtccaggaagatcccacatgccgcggagcaactaggcccgtgagccacaaccactgagcctgtgctctagagcccacaagccacaactactgaagcccgcgcgcctagagcccatgctccacaacaagagaagccactgcaatgagaagcccaggtaccgcaacgaagactcaacgcagccataaataaataaataaatttaaaaaagaaaaaaaagatcaacatggacttccctggcggtccagtggttaagactttgcctttcagggacttccctggtggcacagtggttaagactccgcactcccaatgcagggggcccgggtttgacccctggtcagggaactagatcccccatgccgcaactaaggagccggcgagctgcaactaagacctggcacaacaatgacaacaacaaagaactttgtcttccaatgcagcgggtgtgggtttgatccctggtcagggaactatgcctctcagccaaaaaaccaaaacataaaacagaagcaatgttgtaacatattcaataaagattttaaaaatgctccacttcaaaaaaaaaaatcttaaaaaaaaaaagagaaagaaaaggatcaATAAACATTTCAGGAAATGCTGATAGGGTAACACAAAGAtcaaacaggggaaaaaaaaaaaaaaaaccctgagaaaatagaaacagcacgcgagacagaaaaaa
Above is a genomic segment from Balaenoptera musculus isolate JJ_BM4_2016_0621 chromosome 14, mBalMus1.pri.v3, whole genome shotgun sequence containing:
- the PGAM5 gene encoding serine/threonine-protein phosphatase PGAM5, mitochondrial isoform X4 encodes the protein MAFRQALQLAACGLAGGSAAVFFSAVAVGKPRAGGDAELRVVEPPAWAGAARPGPGVWDSNWDRREPLSLVNLRKRNLEPGEEELASRLDHYKAKATRHIFLIRHSQYHVDASLEKDRTLTPLGREQAELTGLRLASLGLKFNKIVHSSMTRAIETTDIISKHLPGVCRVSTDLLREGAPIEPDPPVSHWKPEAVQYYEDGARIEAAFRNYIHRADAKQQEDSYEIFICHANVIRYIVCRPD